One genomic window of Methanobrevibacter gottschalkii DSM 11977 includes the following:
- a CDS encoding sulfite exporter TauE/SafE family protein, translating into MFTIEYFVGLILIGIFAGFASGLLGVGGGFLITPLQFFLLKYIGVAPDLAILISFGTSLAIIIPTSLSGAYRHTKSMDNILKPGIRLGIFGVIGGFVGGFVASALPSRTLEIIFGLLLLFIAFNNIVNINKEREKARIPFNWTSIGLIGLLVGFSSGLLGVGGGIFLIAILTALLGFSMIEAIGTSSIFISLTAIGGFLSYMITGWGVSTFPYSIGYVNIINLVLIACFSVPMASFGAKMAHRVPQKKLKIIFSIVILYMALKMLGVLP; encoded by the coding sequence ATGTTTACAATCGAATATTTTGTAGGTTTGATTTTAATTGGTATATTTGCAGGTTTCGCATCAGGACTTCTAGGTGTTGGTGGAGGATTTTTAATAACTCCTCTTCAATTTTTCTTATTAAAGTATATTGGTGTTGCACCAGATCTTGCTATACTAATATCTTTTGGAACAAGCCTTGCAATCATTATTCCAACATCACTTAGTGGTGCTTATAGACACACAAAATCAATGGATAATATTTTAAAACCAGGAATTCGTTTAGGTATTTTTGGAGTAATTGGTGGTTTTGTAGGGGGTTTCGTTGCATCAGCACTTCCTTCAAGAACATTAGAAATTATATTTGGTCTTTTATTATTATTCATAGCTTTTAACAATATTGTTAATATTAATAAAGAAAGAGAAAAAGCTAGAATTCCATTTAATTGGACAAGTATTGGACTCATTGGTTTGCTTGTTGGATTTTCATCTGGACTTTTAGGAGTCGGTGGAGGAATATTTTTAATAGCTATTTTAACAGCACTTCTTGGATTTTCAATGATTGAAGCAATTGGAACCTCTTCAATATTTATTAGTCTAACAGCAATCGGGGGATTTTTATCTTACATGATTACTGGTTGGGGAGTAAGCACATTTCCATATTCAATAGGTTATGTAAATATCATTAACTTAGTTTTAATTGCATGTTTTTCTGTACCTATGGCGTCATTTGGTGCAAAAATGGCACATAGGGTTCCTCAAAAGAAGTTAAAAATAATATTCTCAATAGTAATTTTGTACATGGC
- a CDS encoding nitroreductase family protein → MSLMLAASEKDIDSIPAYELVKYPEILRENMQISDDESIIAGIALGYASDSKLNDFRAEKLDVDEILKIYK, encoded by the coding sequence ATGAGTTTAATGCTTGCTGCAAGTGAAAAAGACATTGATTCAATTCCAGCTTATGAACTTGTTAAATATCCGGAAATTTTACGTGAAAATATGCAGATTTCTGATGATGAGAGTATCATTGCAGGAATTGCATTAGGCTATGCATCTGACAGTAAACTCAATGATTTTAGGGCAGAAAAGTTAGATGTGGATGAAATATTAAAAATCTATAAATAG
- a CDS encoding nitroreductase family protein: MSFKDLMEKRYSARDFKEDSIPDEDLCEIVKTASMSPSWGNTQPWNVHIATGKSLDKIREAWISKNADEIPGDSDLPTGHREDFGMRALKNMANLVETIGENPEIQKEFRAAQPILFNAPALHILQCQRHLQCGRFMI, translated from the coding sequence ATGAGTTTTAAAGATTTAATGGAAAAGAGATATTCTGCTCGGGATTTTAAAGAAGATTCAATTCCAGATGAAGATTTATGTGAAATTGTAAAGACTGCTAGTATGTCACCATCATGGGGTAATACACAACCCTGGAATGTTCATATTGCAACTGGAAAGTCTTTAGATAAAATCCGTGAAGCTTGGATTAGTAAAAATGCTGATGAAATACCTGGTGATTCTGATCTGCCAACTGGTCACAGAGAAGATTTTGGAATGCGTGCTTTAAAAAACATGGCAAATCTTGTAGAAACTATCGGTGAAAATCCTGAAATCCAAAAGGAGTTTAGGGCTGCTCAACCAATACTTTTCAATGCACCTGCGTTGCATATATTACAATGCCAAAGACATCTCCAATGTGGTCGGTTTATGATTTAG
- a CDS encoding YeiH family protein: MLNSIFKYSYGVIVCLIIAIPSLILGNLFPVIGGPIIAIILGMLIAFAWHEKESFDEGISFTSKYVLQTAVVLLGFGLNLNIILKTGIQSLPIIIATISVALIVAFIMQKILNIEEKSAILIGVGSSICGGSAIAATAPVINADEEQVAQSISVIFFFNVLAAIIFPFLGKIIGFSTVDGGPFGLFAGTAINDTSSVTAAAATWDNMWGLGSQTLDKASTVKLTRTLAIIPITLALSVFTSKKSEYVGGEFSLKKAFPMFILYFVIASVITTLAVSLGVDANVFLPFKELSKFFIILAMAAIGLHTDIVKLVKSGTKPIILGATCWIAIIIVSISIQFTLGII; encoded by the coding sequence ATGTTAAATTCAATTTTTAAATATTCTTATGGTGTAATAGTTTGTTTAATCATCGCTATTCCATCCTTAATTTTGGGGAATTTATTTCCAGTTATTGGCGGTCCAATTATTGCGATTATCTTAGGAATGTTGATTGCTTTTGCATGGCATGAAAAAGAAAGTTTTGATGAAGGAATAAGTTTTACATCTAAATATGTCTTACAAACAGCAGTTGTTCTTTTAGGATTTGGATTAAACTTGAATATAATTTTAAAAACTGGAATTCAATCTCTTCCAATTATTATTGCAACAATTTCCGTCGCTTTAATTGTTGCATTTATTATGCAAAAAATTCTAAATATCGAGGAAAAATCAGCAATACTAATCGGTGTTGGTTCATCGATTTGCGGGGGTTCAGCTATTGCTGCAACAGCACCTGTAATTAATGCAGATGAAGAACAAGTTGCACAGTCAATTTCTGTAATATTCTTCTTCAATGTTCTTGCTGCAATTATTTTCCCATTTTTAGGAAAAATAATTGGTTTTTCAACAGTTGATGGGGGACCATTTGGTCTATTTGCAGGAACTGCAATTAATGACACTTCATCTGTAACTGCAGCCGCTGCTACCTGGGATAATATGTGGGGACTTGGAAGTCAAACTCTTGATAAAGCAAGTACTGTTAAATTAACACGTACATTAGCAATTATTCCAATCACTTTAGCATTATCAGTTTTCACTTCAAAAAAATCAGAGTATGTTGGTGGGGAATTTTCACTTAAAAAAGCATTTCCAATGTTTATTTTATATTTTGTAATTGCTTCCGTTATCACGACTCTTGCAGTAAGCTTAGGTGTGGATGCAAATGTATTTTTACCATTTAAAGAATTAAGTAAATTCTTTATCATATTGGCTATGGCTGCTATTGGATTACATACTGATATTGTAAAATTAGTTAAATCCGGAACAAAACCAATAATTCTTGGAGCTACCTGTTGGATTGCTATTATTATTGTAAGTATTTCAATTCAGTTTACTTTAGGGATAATTTAA
- a CDS encoding DMT family transporter, producing the protein MKKIYFILPILAGIMFGSGGVFVRTLMVNGIDSTTLLFLRFSIAIIPIMIAILVTDKSLLKIDLIDISLFLVCGICIVGLNLCYNESMGNIPLSLAAVLLSLAPIYVIIIAYFTFKEKITRKKIICMALAIFGCILMTGVLETSLSNIPFYGITAGIGAGLFWAIYLMASKKSIENGKHTFTILIYSITIISMGLLPFTNFGQITNFISINPILVIIFLIMHSTFSFALPYIFSTVSLEHIDSGIASILLSGAEPFAALIFGLIFYSEIPTFLMFCGFILTIIAMMALSRKEEIK; encoded by the coding sequence ATGAAAAAAATCTATTTTATTTTACCCATCCTAGCCGGAATAATGTTTGGATCCGGTGGAGTATTTGTTCGAACATTAATGGTAAATGGAATTGATTCAACAACGCTTCTTTTTTTAAGGTTTTCAATAGCAATAATCCCCATAATGATAGCAATTTTAGTAACTGATAAAAGTTTGTTAAAAATAGATTTAATAGACATTTCATTATTTTTAGTTTGTGGAATATGTATTGTAGGACTTAATTTGTGCTACAACGAATCAATGGGAAATATTCCCCTTTCATTAGCTGCAGTTTTATTATCACTTGCACCAATTTATGTCATTATAATTGCTTATTTTACATTTAAAGAAAAAATTACAAGAAAAAAAATAATTTGTATGGCATTAGCCATATTTGGTTGTATTCTAATGACTGGTGTTTTGGAAACTAGTTTAAGCAACATTCCATTTTACGGAATCACTGCAGGTATTGGTGCGGGATTATTCTGGGCGATTTATTTAATGGCTTCTAAAAAATCAATTGAAAATGGAAAACACACATTTACAATACTTATTTATTCAATTACAATTATTTCAATGGGATTGCTTCCATTTACAAACTTTGGACAAATCACAAATTTCATTTCAATTAATCCCATTTTAGTTATAATATTCTTAATAATGCACTCAACATTTTCATTTGCCCTTCCATATATTTTCTCAACTGTGAGTTTAGAGCATATAGATTCAGGAATAGCTTCAATATTATTATCTGGAGCAGAACCGTTTGCAGCACTTATATTTGGATTAATATTCTACTCAGAAATTCCAACATTTCTGATGTTTTGCGGATTTATATTGACTATCATTGCAATGATGGCGTTAAGTAGAAAAGAAGAAATCAAATAA
- a CDS encoding MJ1255/VC2487 family glycosyltransferase — protein sequence MILSIIIPTYNEEKYLPILLESIKKQSFEDYEIIVADANSTDNTRNIAQEYGCIIVDGGLPAIGRNNGANVAKGDILLFLDSDLKLTDEYLRDVVYEFKMERLGIAITRMEPLSNKVEDKLFHDFANFFMVSVENIKPHGAGCYGIISKRKLHEECNGFDESLTFGEDTDYIERLAKKERFRVLRKAKIGVSTRRLEEEGITTLIRQYGKSTVNDFLGKRTDANELNYKFDHGHDRIAESKMSGIEKSAEKINVIKETYDESKEKVNKARSLLNTKTERDKKIVFYCVCGEGMGHAIRTGVIVDKIKDEYDVYLFSSDRAYEYLKSKFNNVYKIGGFNTVYINNKVNNLKTLSNALKRNPGNIKTGYETLYKKARELRPDVIVTDFEIYATMVSKLLNIPLISLDNIHMITQTKIDYPKDKYVEMVKAKGVIKTYVVKPKVHILTSFFYPKLKPKKNAIIYPPIIREDILNLKPSKGDHVIVYQTSKESGKLVRKLKSLNNEKFIVYGFNKNEIDGNLTYKEFNEDVFYDDLASSKAVICNGGFTFISEAIHLKKPIYSVPAIGNFEQTLNGYYVQKLGYGEYHEVMNASKVKKFLSRLSKYQKRLDKVKKTNNDGIVRELKYRIEKYSKQ from the coding sequence ATGATTTTAAGCATTATTATACCTACCTACAATGAAGAAAAATACCTCCCAATTCTCCTAGAGAGCATTAAAAAACAAAGCTTTGAGGATTATGAAATTATAGTAGCTGATGCAAATTCAACTGACAATACCCGAAACATAGCACAAGAATATGGTTGTATAATAGTAGATGGAGGCTTACCTGCAATAGGTAGAAATAATGGTGCTAATGTTGCAAAAGGAGATATTTTACTTTTTCTTGACTCAGATTTAAAATTAACAGATGAGTATCTAAGAGATGTTGTATATGAATTTAAAATGGAGAGACTTGGAATAGCAATTACCCGCATGGAACCACTTTCAAACAAAGTTGAAGATAAACTATTCCATGATTTTGCAAATTTCTTCATGGTTAGTGTTGAAAACATTAAACCTCATGGTGCAGGATGCTATGGAATAATCTCCAAAAGAAAATTGCACGAAGAGTGTAATGGATTTGATGAATCCCTAACTTTTGGAGAAGATACTGATTATATTGAACGATTAGCAAAAAAAGAACGTTTTAGAGTATTAAGAAAAGCTAAAATTGGTGTTTCAACAAGGCGACTTGAAGAAGAAGGAATTACAACATTAATCAGACAGTACGGTAAAAGCACTGTAAATGACTTTTTAGGAAAAAGAACTGATGCTAATGAGTTAAATTATAAATTTGACCATGGACATGATAGAATTGCTGAATCAAAAATGTCAGGAATTGAAAAAAGTGCAGAAAAAATTAACGTAATTAAAGAGACTTATGATGAATCAAAAGAAAAAGTCAACAAAGCAAGATCCCTTCTAAACACTAAAACTGAAAGAGATAAAAAAATAGTCTTTTACTGTGTTTGTGGCGAAGGAATGGGTCATGCAATAAGAACTGGAGTAATCGTTGATAAAATTAAAGATGAATATGATGTTTACTTATTTTCAAGTGACAGAGCTTACGAATATTTAAAATCCAAATTCAATAATGTTTATAAAATTGGAGGATTTAACACAGTATACATTAACAATAAAGTAAATAATTTAAAAACCCTTTCAAATGCTCTGAAAAGAAATCCCGGCAATATAAAAACAGGATATGAAACTTTATATAAAAAAGCAAGAGAACTTAGACCAGATGTTATTGTAACAGATTTTGAAATTTATGCAACAATGGTTTCTAAACTTCTAAATATTCCATTAATTAGTTTAGATAACATCCATATGATTACTCAAACTAAAATCGATTATCCAAAAGACAAATATGTTGAAATGGTTAAAGCAAAAGGAGTAATTAAAACATATGTTGTTAAACCAAAAGTACATATCCTTACAAGCTTTTTTTATCCTAAATTAAAACCTAAAAAGAATGCTATAATCTACCCTCCAATTATACGTGAAGATATTTTAAATTTAAAGCCTAGTAAAGGTGACCATGTAATTGTTTATCAAACAAGTAAAGAAAGTGGAAAACTTGTTCGTAAGTTAAAATCTCTTAATAATGAAAAGTTCATTGTTTATGGATTTAATAAAAATGAAATAGATGGCAATTTAACTTATAAAGAGTTTAATGAAGATGTTTTCTACGATGATTTGGCATCATCTAAAGCGGTTATTTGTAATGGAGGATTTACATTCATATCAGAAGCAATACATCTTAAAAAACCAATTTATTCTGTTCCCGCTATTGGAAACTTCGAACAAACATTAAATGGATATTATGTTCAAAAATTAGGTTACGGAGAATACCATGAAGTTATGAATGCTTCTAAAGTTAAAAAATTCTTATCAAGACTTTCAAAATATCAAAAAAGACTTGATAAAGTTAAAAAAACAAACAATGATGGAATTGTGCGTGAATTAAAATATAGAATTGAAAAATATTCAAAACAGTAA
- a CDS encoding putative quinol monooxygenase gives MIIVQAKAIPKDETSKNRIIEFAQDLIKKSKEESGNIDYNLFVNTDDNTLLFVEQWDSVEILKNHLKTEHFIKFGENISDLVVSDLEINVFDANSISL, from the coding sequence ATGATTATTGTTCAAGCTAAAGCTATTCCTAAAGATGAAACAAGTAAAAATAGAATAATTGAATTTGCTCAAGATTTGATTAAAAAATCGAAAGAAGAATCTGGTAATATTGATTATAATTTATTTGTTAATACAGATGATAATACATTATTATTTGTTGAACAATGGGATTCTGTAGAAATTCTCAAAAATCACTTGAAAACAGAACATTTTATAAAATTTGGTGAAAACATATCAGATTTAGTTGTAAGTGATTTAGAAATTAATGTATTTGATGCAAATTCAATATCTTTATAA
- a CDS encoding NAD(P)-dependent alcohol dehydrogenase has product MATFKGFAMKKLNETGWVEKEVPECGPLDAIIKPTCVSPCTSDIHTVWEGAIGDRKDMILGHEAVGEVVEVGKLVQNFKPGDKVIVPAITPDWDDEAAQRGFPSQTMEPLGGWKFSNFKDGVFGERFHVNLADANLAHMPDGLSDEGACMLVDMWSTGMMGSENADIPLGGSVLVIGIGAVGLSAIAGAKLLGAGRLFAAGTRPISVKVAKKYGATDIINYKEGPIDEQVMELTDGAGVDSVVIAGGNLENTWKEAISSAKAGGTVSNVNYLSGADNVLIPRVEWGCGMSNINIKNGLCPGGRVRMERLADLALCGRQDPELLVTHKFEGLDKIEDALYLMKEKPKDLIKPVVMLDLD; this is encoded by the coding sequence ATGGCAACTTTCAAAGGTTTTGCAATGAAAAAATTAAATGAAACTGGTTGGGTTGAAAAAGAAGTTCCTGAATGTGGGCCACTCGATGCTATTATTAAACCTACATGTGTATCTCCATGCACTTCAGATATTCATACTGTATGGGAAGGAGCAATTGGAGATCGTAAGGACATGATTTTAGGTCATGAAGCAGTAGGTGAGGTAGTTGAAGTTGGTAAATTGGTACAAAACTTTAAACCGGGTGATAAAGTAATTGTGCCGGCAATCACTCCAGATTGGGATGATGAAGCTGCACAAAGAGGTTTCCCTTCACAAACCATGGAACCATTAGGTGGATGGAAATTCTCAAACTTTAAAGATGGTGTTTTTGGTGAAAGATTCCATGTAAATTTAGCAGATGCAAACTTAGCACATATGCCAGATGGGTTGTCAGATGAAGGAGCATGCATGTTAGTGGACATGTGGTCTACTGGTATGATGGGTTCTGAAAATGCTGATATTCCGTTAGGTGGAAGTGTACTTGTCATAGGAATTGGAGCTGTAGGACTTTCAGCTATTGCGGGTGCAAAGTTATTAGGTGCTGGAAGACTATTTGCAGCAGGAACAAGACCAATTTCTGTAAAAGTAGCAAAAAAGTATGGTGCAACTGATATAATTAATTATAAGGAAGGGCCAATTGATGAACAAGTAATGGAATTAACCGATGGTGCAGGAGTCGATTCTGTAGTTATTGCCGGAGGTAATCTTGAAAACACATGGAAAGAAGCAATTTCAAGTGCAAAAGCAGGAGGAACTGTTTCTAATGTAAATTATTTGAGTGGAGCAGACAATGTTTTAATACCTCGTGTTGAATGGGGTTGTGGTATGTCTAACATAAACATTAAAAATGGATTATGTCCTGGTGGTCGTGTTAGAATGGAAAGACTAGCCGATCTTGCTTTATGTGGTAGACAAGACCCAGAACTTTTGGTCACTCACAAATTTGAAGGTTTGGATAAAATTGAAGACGCACTTTATTTAATGAAAGAAAAACCAAAAGATTTAATCAAGCCTGTTGTAATGCTTGATTTGGATTAA
- a CDS encoding winged helix-turn-helix domain-containing protein: MDDETLKKFAYVNISSYRVKTMKALKDDVKTPTNIAKEAGILPNHISKVLRELKESGIAECINEEARKGRLYRLTDVGEEIVDKLD, from the coding sequence ATGGATGACGAAACATTAAAAAAATTTGCATATGTAAATATCAGTTCTTACCGTGTGAAAACAATGAAAGCTCTTAAAGATGATGTAAAAACACCAACCAATATTGCAAAAGAAGCAGGAATACTTCCAAATCATATTTCAAAAGTCCTTCGTGAATTAAAAGAAAGTGGAATAGCTGAATGTATTAATGAAGAAGCAAGAAAAGGACGTTTATACAGGTTAACAGATGTTGGAGAAGAAATAGTTGATAAATTAGACTAA
- a CDS encoding transcription initiation factor IIB, with protein sequence MTPKETTKQKIDEIPRRGRRGRRAQMAKAQEEELKEPTVCPECGSTELIGDYERAEVVCSRCGLVIDENLVDMGPEWRAFDHEQRDKRTRVGAPITYTIHDKGLSTMIDWRNKDIYGRDIPARNRAQWYRLRKWQRKIRISGATERNLAFALSELDRDSSRLGLPRSVREAASVVYRSAVDNKLIRGRSIEGVVAASLYAACRRCNVPRTLDEIAEVSRVTKKEVGRTYRFLTRELNIKLPPTSPVDYVPRFASELGLSGEAQSKAIEIIEKAMEKGLTSGRGPTGVAAAALYIASVLLGDRKTQRDVAEIAGVTEVTIRNRYKELTEQLEMGVTL encoded by the coding sequence ATCACGCCAAAAGAAACCACAAAACAAAAAATAGATGAGATTCCAAGAAGAGGAAGACGTGGAAGAAGAGCACAAATGGCTAAAGCACAGGAAGAAGAACTTAAAGAACCAACAGTATGTCCTGAATGCGGATCAACTGAATTAATAGGGGACTATGAAAGAGCAGAAGTTGTATGTTCTCGTTGCGGATTAGTTATTGATGAAAATCTTGTGGATATGGGTCCTGAATGGAGGGCATTTGACCATGAACAAAGAGACAAACGTACAAGAGTGGGTGCTCCAATTACATACACCATTCACGATAAAGGTTTAAGTACCATGATTGATTGGAGAAATAAAGACATCTATGGTCGTGATATTCCTGCAAGAAACAGGGCACAATGGTACAGATTAAGAAAATGGCAAAGGAAAATTAGAATTTCCGGAGCAACCGAAAGAAACTTAGCATTTGCATTAAGTGAACTTGATCGTGATTCCTCAAGATTGGGGCTTCCAAGAAGTGTAAGGGAAGCTGCAAGTGTAGTGTACAGAAGTGCAGTAGATAACAAATTAATCAGAGGAAGAAGTATTGAAGGAGTAGTAGCAGCATCATTATACGCTGCATGTAGACGTTGTAATGTTCCACGTACTTTAGATGAAATTGCCGAAGTATCCAGAGTAACTAAAAAAGAAGTGGGCCGTACATACAGATTCTTGACTCGTGAATTAAACATTAAATTACCACCAACTTCTCCAGTTGATTATGTTCCTAGATTCGCATCAGAACTTGGACTTTCTGGTGAAGCACAGTCCAAAGCTATTGAAATTATTGAAAAAGCAATGGAAAAAGGATTAACTTCAGGAAGAGGGCCGACAGGTGTAGCGGCTGCAGCATTATACATTGCATCTGTTTTGCTTGGAGATAGAAAAACCCAAAGAGATGTAGCTGAAATCGCCGGTGTTACTGAAGTAACTATCAGAAACAGGTATAAAGAACTCACAGAACAGTTAGAAATGGGTGTTACTTTATAA
- a CDS encoding Gar1/Naf1 family protein produces the protein MKLLGKSLHIANSGKLIARTTKTPSPGAIVFDSNKKKIGKVGYVFGPTANPYVSIRLFRQANREEIERNCGEKLFVSKPKSKKTRKRRMRSRQKKPQNKK, from the coding sequence ATGAAATTATTAGGCAAAAGTTTGCATATAGCAAATTCAGGAAAATTAATTGCTCGAACAACCAAGACACCTTCACCGGGAGCTATAGTGTTTGATAGTAATAAGAAAAAAATTGGTAAAGTAGGCTATGTTTTTGGACCTACTGCGAATCCCTATGTATCAATTAGATTATTTAGACAAGCAAATAGGGAAGAAATTGAGAGAAACTGTGGTGAAAAATTATTTGTATCAAAACCAAAATCCAAAAAGACTAGAAAAAGGAGGATGAGATCACGCCAAAAGAAACCACAAAACAAAAAATAG
- a CDS encoding RraA family protein — MSISPKDLLNKNKNLNKRLDISEICLDNVTINDLKFNGDNYDEYINLHSLLENISTCQVSDAFNGISRQSGVIQKIKPINNRRVFGRIFTAETTSGDWGTSAMAIDEADEGDILFFKVDSEEMAIWGELASTCARDNGIKATVIYGSARDLDALLYMDYPVFASNYCPNAGLALGLGSLNESLDIEGFKVNPGDFLIGDECGIVVIPQELFVKTMFASLDIKIKESLIIDKIALGNTLSQIVGLGKK, encoded by the coding sequence ATGTCAATTAGTCCAAAGGATTTATTAAATAAAAATAAAAATTTGAACAAACGATTAGATATTAGTGAAATTTGTTTAGATAATGTTACAATTAATGATTTAAAATTTAATGGGGATAACTATGATGAATATATTAATCTCCATTCTCTTTTAGAAAATATATCGACATGCCAGGTTTCAGATGCATTTAACGGGATTTCAAGACAATCCGGTGTAATTCAAAAGATAAAACCAATTAATAATCGAAGAGTATTCGGCAGAATATTTACAGCAGAAACTACTAGTGGGGACTGGGGAACTTCTGCAATGGCAATTGATGAGGCTGATGAGGGAGACATATTATTCTTTAAAGTTGACAGTGAGGAGATGGCAATTTGGGGTGAGCTTGCTTCAACTTGTGCTCGTGATAATGGAATTAAAGCTACCGTAATTTACGGTTCAGCACGTGATTTGGATGCATTGTTGTATATGGATTATCCAGTATTTGCATCAAATTACTGTCCTAATGCAGGGTTGGCTCTAGGTTTAGGTAGCTTAAACGAATCATTGGATATAGAAGGATTTAAAGTTAATCCTGGAGATTTTTTAATTGGAGATGAATGTGGTATTGTTGTAATTCCTCAAGAATTGTTTGTAAAAACAATGTTTGCTTCTTTAGATATTAAAATTAAAGAATCCCTCATCATTGATAAAATTGCATTGGGAAATACATTATCGCAGATTGTGGGTCTTGGAAAAAAATAG
- the dnaG gene encoding DNA primase DnaG, with the protein MGKGEELTTTKYLIHAQITANGIVEKPDVVGAVFGQTEGLLSNDLDLRELQRTGRIGRIQVNIHSNSGRAKGEIVIPSSLDRVETAILAASLETINRVGPCEAEIQTTKVEDVRAVKREQVVNRAKEIYKNMVESVGPTSIKMIEEVREAMRVHEISEYGEDRLPAGPAIHSSDAIIVVEGRSDVLNLLKYGIKNTVAVEGVSVPHSIGELSKKRTTTAFVDGDRGGELILKELLQIGDVDFITRAPKGKEVEDLEKDEVLVALRDKVPTAQFLATTNILNENPKKEHIKNRNNNRNNTKYDKKQKYNNNRREEQHVVDEPVIEDDEVSLMKDMLREFEGTGVGAILDEALNMTKEVEVENIYEEIKNIEGTADAVIFDGVISQRLVDAASEKGIKKLVAFKSVNIVKKPHNVKIITIN; encoded by the coding sequence ATGGGAAAAGGTGAAGAATTAACTACAACAAAATATTTAATTCATGCTCAAATTACTGCTAATGGTATTGTAGAAAAACCTGATGTTGTTGGTGCTGTATTTGGGCAAACTGAAGGATTACTCAGTAATGATTTGGATTTAAGAGAATTACAAAGAACTGGGAGAATCGGAAGAATTCAAGTTAACATTCATTCCAATAGTGGAAGAGCAAAAGGAGAAATTGTAATTCCATCAAGTTTGGACAGAGTTGAAACTGCCATCCTTGCCGCATCTCTTGAAACTATTAATCGTGTAGGTCCTTGTGAAGCTGAAATTCAAACCACCAAAGTTGAAGATGTAAGGGCGGTTAAAAGAGAACAAGTTGTCAACCGTGCTAAAGAAATTTACAAAAACATGGTTGAAAGCGTTGGTCCTACCAGCATTAAAATGATTGAAGAAGTAAGAGAGGCAATGAGAGTTCATGAAATCTCCGAATATGGAGAAGATCGATTACCTGCCGGCCCTGCCATCCACTCATCTGATGCGATTATAGTAGTGGAAGGACGTAGTGATGTTTTAAACTTACTCAAATACGGTATTAAAAACACTGTCGCTGTTGAAGGTGTAAGTGTACCCCATTCCATTGGTGAGTTAAGTAAAAAAAGAACCACAACTGCATTCGTCGATGGAGATAGAGGTGGAGAACTCATCTTAAAAGAACTTTTACAAATTGGTGATGTTGACTTTATTACACGTGCTCCAAAAGGAAAAGAAGTTGAAGATTTGGAAAAAGACGAAGTTTTAGTCGCACTTAGGGACAAAGTTCCTACAGCACAATTCCTAGCTACCACCAATATCTTAAATGAAAATCCTAAAAAAGAACACATCAAAAATCGTAATAATAACAGAAACAACACTAAATACGATAAAAAACAAAAATACAATAATAACCGCCGTGAAGAACAGCATGTTGTAGATGAACCGGTTATTGAAGATGATGAAGTAAGTCTAATGAAAGACATGCTTAGAGAATTCGAAGGAACCGGTGTTGGAGCAATATTGGATGAAGCATTAAATATGACTAAAGAAGTTGAAGTGGAAAACATCTATGAAGAAATTAAAAACATAGAAGGAACTGCTGATGCTGTGATATTTGACGGAGTTATCAGCCAAAGATTAGTTGATGCAGCCTCAGAAAAAGGCATTAAAAAATTAGTAGCATTTAAATCCGTCAATATTGTTAAAAAACCGCATAATGTTAAAATTATAACTATTAATTAA